The stretch of DNA gagaggacaggtcaacttaaaagggcagctcaacttcagagggcaggtcaacttgagagggcagctcaacttgagaacgcagctcaacttgagagggcagctcaacttgagtgtacagctcaacttgagaggaaatctcatcttgagaggacagctcaacttgagaggacagctcaacttaaaagggcagctcaacttcagagggcagctcaacttgagagggcagctcaacttgatagggcagctcaacttgagaggacagctcaacttgagaggacagctcaactagagaggacagcacaacttaagaggacagctcaacttaagaggacagctcaacttaaaagggcagcttaacttcagagggcagctcaacttgagagggcagctcaacttgagagggcagctcaacttgagagggcagctcaacttgagtgtacagctcaacttgagaggacagctcaactagagaggacagctcatcttgagaggatagctcaacttgagaggacagctcaacttaagaggagagctcaacttaaaagggcagctcaacttcagagggcagctcaacttgagagggcagctcaacttgatagggcagctcaacttgagaggacagctcaacttgagaggacagctcaactagagaggacagctcaactagagaggacagctcaactagagaggacagctcaactaggaaagacagctgaactagagaggacagctcaactagagaggacagatcaactagagaagacagctcaacttgagaggacagcttaactttagaggacagctcaacttgagaggacagctcaacttcagaggacagctcaacttgagaggacagctcaacctgagatgacagctcaacttgagaggacagctcaacttgcgagggcagctcaacttcagagggcagctcaacttgagaggacagctcaacttgcgaggacagcacaacttgtgcggacagcacagcttgcaccgacagcaaagcttgcaccgacagcaaagcttgcaaggacagcacggcttgctaagacagcacggattgcgacgacagcacggcttgcgaggacagcacggcttgcgcggacagcacagcttgagagagcagcacagcttgcagggacagcacagcttgcgaggacaacacaggttgcggggacagcacagcttgcggggacagcacagcttgcggggacagcacaccttgcggggacagcacagattgcgaggacagctcaacttgagaggacagctcaacctgagaggaaagctcaacctgagaggacagctcaactagagaggacagctcaactttaaaggacagctcaacttgagaggacaattcaacttgagaggacagctcaacttgagagggcagctcaacttgagagggcagctcaacttcagagggcagctcaacttcagagggcagctcagcttgagagggcagctcaacttgagagggcagctcaacttgagaggacagctcaatttgagaggacagcacaacttgagaggacagcacaacttgcgaggacagcacaacttgggaggacaccacagcttgcgccgacagcaaagcttgcactgacagcaaagcttgcaaggacagcacggcttgcgaggacagcacggattgcgacgacagcacggcttgcgaggacagcacggcttgcgaggacagcacaggttgcgagagcagctcaacttgagaggacaggtcaacttaaaagggcagctcaacttcagagggcagctcaacttgagagggcagctcaacttgagaacgcagctcaacttgagagggcagctcaacttgagtgtacagctcaacttgagaggaaatctcatcttgagaggacagctcaacttgagaggacagctcaacttaaaagggcagctcaacttcagagggcagctcaacttgagagggcagctcaacttgatagggcagctcaacttgagaggacagctcaacttgagaggacagctcaactagagaggacagcacaacttaagaggacagctcaacttaaaagggcagctcaacttcagagggcagctcaacttgagagggcagctcaacttgagagggcagctcaacttgagagggcagctcaacttgagtgggcagctcaacttgagagggtagctcaacttgagtgtacagctcaacttgagaggaaatctcaagctgagaggacacctcaacctgagaggacagctcaacttgagaggacagtccaactgtagaggacagcagaactgtagaggacagcagaactgtagaggacagctcaacttgagaggacacctcaacttgagaggacagctcaacttgagaggacagctcaacttgagaggacagctcaacttgagaggacagctcaactcgagaggacagcacaacttgagaggacagcacaacttgcgaggacagcacaacttgcgaggacagcaaagcttgcgaggacagcaaagcttgtgtggACAGTaaaacttgtgaggacagcacggcttgcgaggacagcaaggcttgcgtggacagcatggcttccgaggacagcacggcttgcgaggacagcacggcttgtgaggacagcatggcttgcgattacagcacggcttgcgaggacagctcggcttgctaggacagcacagcttgcgaggacagcacagcttgcgaggacagcacagcttgcgaggacagcacagcttgcgatgacagcacaacttgcgaggacagcacggcttgcgaggacagctcaacttgagaggacagctcaacttgagaggacagctcaacttgagaggacagctcaacctgagaggacagctcaacttgagaggacagcttaacttgagaggacagctcaacttgagagggcagctcaacttgagaggacagctcaacttgagaggacagctcatctacagaggacagctcatctagagaggacagctcaacatcagaggacagctcaacttgaaggagaggtcaacttgagaggacatctcaacttgagaggacagctcaacttgagaggacagctcaacttgagaggacagctcaactagagagggcagctcatcttgagaggacagctcaacttgagaggacagctcaacttgagaggacagctcaacttgggagggcagctcaacttgagagggcagctcaacttgagagggcagctcaacttgagagggcagctcaacttgagaggaaatctcaacctgagaggacacctcaacctgagaggacagctcaacttgagaggacagtccaactgtagaggacagctcaactgtagaggacagctcaacttgagaggacagctcaacttgagaggacagcacaacttgcgaggacagcacaacttgcgaggacagcaaagcttgcgaggacagcaaagcttgagaggacagcaaagtttgtgatgacagcatggcttgcgaggacagcaaggcttgcgtggacagcacgtcttccgaggacagcacggcttgcgaggacagcacggcttgcgaggacagcacagcttgcgaggacagcacggcttgcaaggacagcacggcttgcaaggacagcacagcttgcgatgacagcacaacttgcgaggacagcacggcttgcgaggacagctcaacttgagaggacagctcaacttgagaggacagctcaacttgagaggacagctcaacctgagaggacagctcaacttgagaggacagcttaacttgagaggacagctcaacttgacagggcagctcaacttgagaggacagctcaacttgagaggacagctcatctacagaggacagctcatctagagaggacagctcaacatcagaggacagctcaacttgaaggagaggtcaacttgagaggacatctcaacttgagaggacagctcaacttgagaggacagctcaacttgagaggacagctcaactagagagggcagctcatcttgagaggacagctcaacttgagaggacagctcaacttgagaggacagctcaacttgggagggcagctcaacttgagagggcagctcaacttgagagggcagctcaacttgagagggcagctcaacttgagaggaaatctcaacctgagaggacacctcaacctgagaggacagctcaacttgagaggacagtccaactgtagaggacagctcaactgtagaggacagctcaacttgagaggacagctcaacttgagaggacagcacaacttgcgaggacagcacaacttgcgaggacagcaaagcttgcgaggacagcaaagcttgagaggacagcaaagtttgtgatgacagcatggcttgcgaggacagcaaggcttgcgtggacagcacgtcttccgaggacagcacggcttgcgaggacagcacggcttgcgaggacagcacagcttgcgaggacagcacggcttgcaaggacagcacggcttgcaaggacagcatggcttgcgaggacagcacggcttgcaaggacagctcattttgagaggacagctcaacttgagaggacagctcaacttgagaggacagctcaacttgagtggacagcttaacttgagaggacagctcaacttgagaggacagctcaacttgagaggacagctcatctagagaggacagctcatctggagaagacagctcatctagagaggacagctcaacatcagaggacagctcaacttgaaggagaggtcaacttaagaggacatctcaacttgagaggacagctcaacttgagaggacagcttaacttgagaggacagctcaacttcagaggacagctcaacttcagaggacagctcaagttgagaggacagctcaactagagaagacagcgcaacttgagaggtcagctcaagttgagaggacagctcaagttgagaggacagctcaacttgagaggacagctcaacttgagaggacagctcaagttgagaggacagctcaacttgagaggacagctcaacttgagaagacagctcaacttgagaggacggcacaacatgaaaggacagcacaacttgagaggacagctcaacttgacaggacagctcaacttgagaggacagctcagcctgagaggacagcttaacttgagaggacagctcaacttgagaggacagcactacttgagaggaaagcacaacttgcgaggacagcaaagcttgtgaggacagcacagcttgccgggacagcacggctttctaggacagcacagcttgcgaggacagcacagcttgtgaggactgcacagcttgcgaggacagcacagcttgcgaggacagcacagcttgcgaggacagcacggcttgtgaggacagcacagcttgcgaggacagcacagcttgtgaggacagcacagcttgcgaggacagcacagtttgcgaggacagcacagcttgcgaggacagcactgcttgataggacagctcaacttgagagaacagctcaacttgtgaggacagctcaacgtgagagaacagctcaactagagaggacagctcaacttgagaggacagctcaacttgagaggacagcacaacttgcgaggacagcacaacttgcgaggacagcaaagcttgtgaggacagcaaagcttgagaggacagcaaagtttgtgatgacagcacggcttgcgaggacagcacgcctttccaggacagcacggcttgcaaggacagcacggcttgcgtggacagcacggcgtgtgaggacagcacgggttgcgaggacagcacgggttgcgaggacagcacggcaagcgaggacagcatggcttgcgaggacagcacaggttgtgaggacacgacagattgcgaggacagcaaagctttcaaggacagcacagcttccgaggacagcacagcttccgaggacagcaaagcttccgatgacagcacagcttgcgaggacagcacagcttgcgtggacagcacagcttgcgaagacagcacagcttgcaaggactgcacagcttgcgaggagagcacatcttgtgaggacagcacagcttgcgaggacagcacagattgcgaggacagcacagcttgtgaggacagcatagcttgcgagaactgcacagcttgcgaggacagcacagcttgcgaggacagcatagcttgcgagaacagcacaccttgtggggacagcacagcttgcggggacagctaaacttgagaggagtgctcaactagagaggacagatcaactagagaggacagatcaacttgagaggacagatcaactggcgaggacagctcaacttgctaggacagctagacttacgagaacagctcaacctgccaggacagctcaacttgagaggagagcacaacttgagaagacagctcaacttgtgaggacggctcaacttgagacgacagctcagtttgagacaacagcacaacttgagaggacagctcaacttgagaggacagctccacTAGagcggatagctcaacttgagaggacagctctacttgagaggacagctctacttgagaggacagctcaacttgagaggacacctcaacttgagaggatagctcaacttgagaggacacctcattttgagaggacacctcaacctgagaggacacctcaacttgaaaggacacctcaacttgagaagatacctcaacttgagaggacagctcaatttgagaggacagctcaacttgagaggacagctcgatttgagaggacagctcaacttgagaggacagctcatattgagaggtcagctcaacttgagaggacagctacacttgagaggacagcacaacttgggaggacagcacaacttgagagggcagcacaacttgagaggacagtacaacttgcgaggacagcacaacttgcactaacagcacaacttgggaggacagcacagcttgcgaggacggcacagcttgcgaggacagcacagcttgcgaggacagcgcagcttgcaaggagagctcaacttgcgaggacagctcaacttgagaggacagcactacttgagaggacagcacaagttGCGATgatagcaaagcttgcaaggacagcacagcttgtgaggacagcacggctagcGAGGACAGTACGATTTGCgaggacaggtcggctggcgaggacagcacggcttgcgaggacagcacgggttgcgaggacagcacaggttgtgaggacagcacagcttgcgaggacagcacagcttgcgaggacatcactgcttgtgaggacagcacagcttgcgaggtcagcacagcttgcgaggacagcacagcttgcgaggacagcacagcttgcgaggacagcacagcttgcgaggacagtacagcttgcaaggacagcacagcttgcgaggacagcacagcttgcgaggacagcacagcttgcgaggacagtacagcttgcaaggacagcacagcttgcgaggacagcacagcttgcgaggacagcacaccttgcaaAGACGGCACAGCTTGCGTAGACGGCACAGcctgcgaggacagctcaacttgagaggacagctcaacttgagaggacagctcaacttgagaggacagctcaacgtcagaggacagctcaacttgagaggtcagctcaacgtgagaggacagcccaacttgagaggacagcgctatttgagaggaaagcacaacttgcgaggacagcaatgcttgtgaggacagcacagcttgccaggacagcacggctttctaggacagcacagcttgcgagcacagcacagcttgcgaggaaagcacagcttgcgaggaaagcacagcttgcgaggacagcacagcttccgaggacagcacagcttgcgaggacagcacagcttgcgagggcagcactgcttgcgaggacagctcaacttgagaggacagctcaacttgtgaggacggctcaacgtgagagaacagctcaactagagaggacagctcaactagagacgacagctcaactagggaagacagctctactacagaggacagctcaactagagaggacagatcaactagagaagacagctcaactttagaggacagctcaagttgagaggacatctcaacttgagaggacagctcaacttgagaggacagctcaacctgagacgacagctcaacttgagaggacagcacaacttgagaggacagcacaacttgggagggcAGCACAACTtgggcggacagcacagcttgcgccgacagcaaagcttgcaccgacagcaaagcttgcaaggacagcacggcttgcgaggacagcacggatatcgacgacagcacggcttgcgaggacagcatggcttgcaaggacagcacagcttgcgagagcagcacagcttgcagcgacagcacagcttgtgaggacagcacagcttgcggggacagctcaGCTtgaggggacagcacagcttgcggggacagcacagcttgcggggacagcacagcttgcggggacagcacagcttgcggggacagcacatattacgaggacagctcaacttgagaggacagctcaacctgagaggaaagctcaacctgaaaggacagctcaactagagaggacagctcaattttagaggacagctcaacttgagatgacagctcaacttgagaggacaggtcaacttgagaggacagctcaacttgacaggacagctcaatttgacagctcaacttgagaggacagctcaactagagaggacagctcatcttgagaggacagctcaacttgagaggacagctcaacttgagagggcagctcaacttgagtgtacagctcaacttgagaggacagctcaaattgagaggacagctcaatttgagaggacagcacaacttgcgaggacagcacaacttgcgaggacagcaaagcttgcgaggacagcaaagcttgtgaggacagcaatgcttgtgaggacagcacggcttgcgaggacagcaaggcttgggtggacagcatggcttccgaggacagcacggcttgcgaggacagcacagcttgtgaggacagcacagcttgcgaggacagcacagcttgcgatgacagcatggcttgcaaggacagcacggcttgcgaggacagcacagcttgcgaggacagcacagcttgcgaggacagcacagcttgcgaggacagcacagctttcgaggacagcacagcttgtgatgacagcacaacttgcgaggacagcacggcttgcgaggacagctcaacttgagaggacagctcaacttgagaggacagctaaacttgagaggacagcccaccttgagagaacagctcatctagagaggacagctcatctagagaggacagctcaacatcagaggacagctcaacttgaaggagaagtgaacttgagaggacagcttaacttgagaggacagctcaacttgagaggacagctcaacttgagaggacagctcaactagagagggcagctcaactagagagggcatcTCAACTAGGGAggtcagctcaactagagagggaagctcaacttgagaggacagctcaacttaagaggacagctcaacttgagagggcagctcaacttgagagggcagctcaacttgagagggcagctcaacttgagagggcagctcaacttgagagggcagctcattttgacagggcagctcaacttgagagggcagctcaacttgagtgtacagctcaacttgagaggaaatctcaacctgagaggacacctcaacctgagaggacagctcaacttgagaggacagctcaacttgagaggacagctcatcttgagtggacagctcaacttgagaggacggcacaacttgaaaggacagcacaacttgagaggacagctcaacttgagaggacagctcaacttgagaagacagctcaacctgagaggacagcttaacttgagatgacagctcaacttgagagggcagctcaacttgagaggccagcactacttgagaggaaagcacaacttgcgaggacagcacaacttgcgaggacagcaaagcttgcgagaacagcacagcttgccaggacagcacggctttctaggacagcacagcttgagagaaAACCacagcctgcgaggacagcacagcttgcgaggacagcacagcttgcgagagcagcacagcttgcagggacagcacagcttgcgaggacagcacagcttgtggggacagcacagctggcggggacagcacagcttgcggggacggcacagcttgcggggacggcacagcttgcggggtcagcacagcttgtggggacagcacagcttgcggggacagcacaccttgcggggacagcacagattgcgaggacagctcaacttgggaggacagctcaacctgagaggaaagctcaacctgagaggacaactcagctagagaggacagctcaactttagaggacagctcaacttgagaggacagcacaacttgcgaggacagcacaacttgcgaggacagcaaagcttgcgaggacagcaaagcttgtgaggacagcacggcttgcaaggacagcacgacttgcgaggacagcacagcttgcgaggacagcatggcttgcaaggacagcacggcttgcgaggacagcacagcttgcgaggagagcacagcatgcgaggatagctcaacttaagaggacagctgaacttcagaggacagctcaacttcagaggacagcttaacttgagaggacagctcaacttcagagggcagctcaacttgagaggacagctcaacttgagaggacagctcatccagagaggacagctcatctagagaggacagctcaacatcagaggacagctcaacttgaaggagaggtcaacttgagatgacatctcaacttgagaggacagctcaacttgagaggacagctcaactagagaggacagctcaactagagaggacagctcaactagagaggacagctcaactagggaagacagctgaactagagaggacagctcaactagagaggacagatcaactagagaagacagctcaacttgagaggacagcttaactttagaggacagctcaacttgagaggacagctcaacttgagaggacagctcaacttgagaggacagctcaacctgagatgacagctcaacttgagaggacagctcaacttgagaggacagctcaacttgagaggacagctcaactagagaggacagctcaactagagaggacagctcaacttgagaggacagcacaacttgcgaggacagcacaacttgtgcggacagcacagcttgcaccgacagcaaagcttgcaccgacagcaaagcttgcaaggacagcacggcttgctaagacagcacggattgcgacgacagcacggcttgcgaggacagcacggcttgcgaggacagcacagcttgagagagcagcacagcttgcagggacagcttagcttgcgaggacaacacaggttgcggggacagcacagcttgcggggacagcacagcttgcggggacagcacaccttgcggggacagcacagattgcgaggacagctcaacttgagaggacagctcaacctgagaggaaagctcaacctgagaggacagctcaactagagaggacagctcaactttagaggacagctcaacttgagaggacaattcaacttgagaggacagctcaacttgagagggcagctcaacttgagagggc from Schistocerca piceifrons isolate TAMUIC-IGC-003096 unplaced genomic scaffold, iqSchPice1.1 HiC_scaffold_1883, whole genome shotgun sequence encodes:
- the LOC124741200 gene encoding E3 ubiquitin-protein ligase RNF12-B-like, which codes for MLSSQAVLSSQVVLSLQAVLSSQALLSSQALLSSQVVLSSQVVLSSQVELSSKVELSSLAELSSQVELSSQVELSSQVELSSQSVLSPQGVLSPQAVLSPQAVLTPQAVPSPQAVPSPQAVLSPPAVLSPQAVLSSQAVLSLQAVLLSQAVLSSQAKAVLSWQAVLFSQALLSSQVVLSSQVVLSSQVVLASQVELPSQVELSSQVKLSSQVELSSQVELSSQVELSSQVVLSFQVVPSSQVELSTQDELSSQVELSSQVELSSQVEVSSQVEISSQVELYTQVELPSQVELPCQNELPSQVELPSQVELPSQVELPSQVELPSQVELSS